One Lactobacillus crispatus DNA segment encodes these proteins:
- a CDS encoding class A sortase — protein MKIKKSRLAINQQRKSDKKKKIGTVIAIIALILIGVAIYCIANFDHIQGQAANYVATNHLSSQRKNKQKKKPSFNMKAVQPVSPQSLANAYQHRRDYRAVGQIAIRDHNVLLNIYRGVGNVELNLGAGTMNQYQKMGEGNYALAGHNMDDGRSFFSPLYTAKVRGNLPNGTTILLTDYKKVYYYKITSSQFISVYNLRLAWNNKEFKKKPVISLFTCDWTGQGRLFIRGKYTGSQDYKGASKYVRGSFNF, from the coding sequence ATGAAAATAAAAAAAAGTAGATTAGCTATTAATCAACAGCGAAAAAGTGATAAAAAGAAAAAAATTGGTACAGTAATAGCTATTATTGCGTTAATTTTAATTGGGGTTGCGATTTACTGCATTGCTAATTTTGACCATATTCAAGGACAAGCTGCTAACTATGTGGCAACTAATCATTTGTCGAGTCAAAGAAAAAACAAACAGAAGAAAAAGCCAAGTTTTAATATGAAGGCTGTCCAACCTGTATCACCTCAATCTCTTGCCAATGCATATCAGCATAGAAGAGATTATCGAGCTGTAGGACAGATAGCAATAAGAGATCATAATGTTCTATTAAATATCTATCGTGGAGTTGGTAATGTGGAACTGAACTTAGGTGCAGGAACAATGAACCAATATCAAAAGATGGGTGAAGGAAACTACGCTTTAGCAGGTCATAATATGGATGATGGGCGTTCGTTCTTTAGCCCATTATATACTGCAAAGGTCAGAGGAAATTTACCTAATGGAACAACAATCTTACTAACAGATTATAAGAAAGTTTATTATTACAAGATCACATCTTCACAATTTATTTCAGTTTATAATTTAAGATTAGCTTGGAATAATAAAGAGTTTAAGAAAAAACCAGTGATATCATTGTTTACTTGTGACTGGACAGGTCAAGGCAGACTTTTTATTCGTGGTAAATACACTGGTTCACAAGATTATAAGGGAGCTTCTAAGTATGTTAGAGGCTCCTTTAATTTTTAG
- a CDS encoding IS30 family transposase translates to MTNSNSSISKHYHQLTSVQRGQIQAMLDSGITSRTVIAQEVGCHKSTISREIKRGSVLQRDSSYLLYEHYYADTAQLYYEKRRKNCYQRNPLKHYAVFLRMLSRRFKAKFDATSIDEFVGEFKRTMPGYPCPSTPTVYRYIDQGLLDISNIDLPMKLKRRRNKRHHGQSGHALHKKNLGNSIEQRPKEIEDRKTPLHWEGDLVKGVRRKNQPALMTLTERTTRFEVVIKIPDYRASTCQRLLQNEIDRHPAWFKSITFDNGSEFADMTKIKGCQIYFAHPYSPWERGTNENCNGLLRQFFPKGKSMKDKSAAYVQQATDAINRKHRRILQYHTAEELFKQYISS, encoded by the coding sequence ATGACCAATTCAAATTCTAGCATTTCTAAGCACTATCATCAATTAACCAGCGTACAACGTGGACAAATTCAAGCAATGCTGGATTCCGGCATAACTTCCCGTACTGTTATCGCTCAAGAAGTCGGCTGCCATAAGTCGACAATCAGTCGCGAAATCAAACGCGGAAGCGTCCTGCAAAGAGACAGCAGCTATTTATTGTATGAGCACTATTACGCTGATACTGCACAGCTTTATTATGAGAAGCGTCGCAAAAACTGCTATCAGCGCAATCCATTGAAGCATTATGCTGTCTTTTTGAGAATGCTCTCCAGACGCTTCAAAGCTAAATTTGATGCCACCAGCATCGATGAATTCGTTGGTGAATTCAAAAGGACTATGCCAGGCTACCCTTGTCCCAGCACACCAACTGTCTATCGCTATATTGATCAGGGCTTGCTGGACATAAGCAATATTGATCTGCCTATGAAGCTCAAAAGACGCAGGAACAAGCGTCATCACGGCCAGAGCGGTCATGCTTTGCACAAGAAGAATCTTGGCAATTCCATTGAACAGCGTCCTAAAGAGATTGAAGACAGAAAAACGCCGCTGCACTGGGAAGGAGATCTGGTTAAAGGCGTCAGACGCAAGAATCAGCCTGCTTTAATGACTTTGACCGAAAGAACCACACGCTTTGAAGTAGTTATCAAGATTCCTGACTATCGGGCAAGCACATGCCAAAGGCTGCTTCAAAATGAGATTGACAGACATCCTGCCTGGTTTAAATCGATCACGTTTGACAATGGCTCTGAGTTTGCGGATATGACCAAGATCAAAGGCTGCCAGATCTACTTCGCCCACCCATATTCTCCATGGGAAAGAGGCACCAATGAGAACTGCAATGGACTTCTGCGTCAATTCTTCCCTAAAGGCAAAAGCATGAAAGATAAGTCAGCTGCTTATGTTCAACAGGCAACTGATGCCATTAACCGCAAACATCGTCGAATCCTTCAATATCACACAGCAGAAGAACTCTTCAAGCAATATATTTCCTCATAG
- a CDS encoding SLAP domain-containing protein, translating into MFMKKNVLVSLSVATLLSVGAVGVNEINGVANNTNVVQAAVKNGKLTHNAYIYKSNGNRYGKKVLKKGKTVKILGTKKIYGKKYYRIGKNQYVKVANFAKKTSKANAVGGQYYLTHNAYVYNAEGKRIKGADTLKKSHIFTVVGTKTINGENYLFLGNGQYVKAANAQSTSAEGANNQVNNNATDTAVGNTTGNSATAEKKTNNYNSSNSQSKKQEWIKEKGYIYFTDDQVSQIQNYLWQKINAYRQSKGYPAYKTNPELNNFVNRIMQKGTPEYNALGDGIGTFQNTDTLAKFLPKLKALGMDSARSLNDLDAFRYNNVKQHFINLKERDPKKVADEIFNAYTREEDNIDLRTLEGHKDKYAYAALKVRFNNEGDYIDHGLELNFTVVGSYSPEWIKAWEAAK; encoded by the coding sequence ATGTTTATGAAAAAGAATGTATTAGTAAGTTTATCTGTTGCAACATTGTTATCAGTTGGAGCAGTAGGTGTTAATGAAATAAATGGTGTTGCTAATAATACAAATGTTGTACAAGCAGCAGTAAAAAATGGCAAGCTTACTCATAATGCCTATATTTATAAGAGTAATGGCAATCGTTATGGCAAGAAAGTATTGAAGAAGGGCAAAACAGTTAAGATTCTCGGTACAAAGAAGATTTATGGTAAGAAATACTACCGCATTGGTAAGAATCAATACGTTAAGGTTGCTAATTTTGCTAAGAAGACCAGTAAAGCTAATGCAGTTGGTGGACAATACTATTTAACTCATAATGCTTATGTTTATAATGCAGAAGGCAAGAGAATTAAAGGCGCTGACACTTTAAAGAAGAGTCATATTTTTACAGTAGTTGGCACCAAGACTATTAATGGTGAGAATTACTTATTCTTAGGCAATGGTCAATACGTCAAGGCTGCAAATGCACAATCAACTTCGGCTGAAGGTGCTAATAACCAAGTAAACAATAATGCTACGGATACTGCAGTAGGTAATACTACTGGCAATTCTGCAACAGCAGAAAAAAAGACTAATAATTATAATAGCTCAAATTCTCAATCTAAAAAACAAGAATGGATCAAAGAAAAAGGTTATATCTACTTTACTGATGACCAAGTATCCCAAATTCAAAATTATTTATGGCAAAAAATCAATGCTTATCGCCAAAGTAAAGGTTATCCTGCCTACAAGACAAATCCAGAGTTGAATAACTTTGTAAATCGAATTATGCAAAAAGGTACTCCTGAATATAACGCTTTAGGTGATGGTATTGGTACATTTCAAAATACTGATACCTTAGCTAAATTTTTACCTAAATTAAAGGCGTTAGGAATGGATAGTGCGAGAAGTCTTAATGATTTAGATGCCTTCAGATATAATAATGTGAAACAGCACTTCATTAATCTAAAAGAAAGAGATCCCAAGAAAGTCGCAGATGAAATCTTTAATGCTTATACAAGAGAAGAAGACAACATAGACTTGAGAACACTTGAAGGACATAAAGATAAATATGCTTATGCTGCTTTAAAAGTTAGATTCAATAATGAGGGAGATTATATCGATCACGGTTTGGAATTAAACTTTACCGTTGTGGGAAGTTATTCGCCAGAATGGATTAAGGCTTGGGAAGCTGCTAAGTAG